Proteins found in one Quercus robur chromosome 2, dhQueRobu3.1, whole genome shotgun sequence genomic segment:
- the LOC126714697 gene encoding plant UBX domain-containing protein 1, which translates to MVVDASFPIPLKRRKFTSIDSMEAETAKAKFAAIQEKLGREIRVFETSALSPSSNEVSNSEETDDFYEFTAEDYYRILATKKQDKYLKTRKLREAEEAARRSKITKAVIRIRFPDNHTLEVTFHPSETIQSLIDLLVKVVARPELPFYIFTTPPKKQIKDMAQDFFSAGFVPGAIVYFSYDLPKGDVDDTTDANSGPFLQEEIVSLKGLELIIDQGQQAEPAQSAPEPVTAAPSPVVQERKPAEKKTVKPKWLKM; encoded by the exons ATGGTTGTTGATGCTTCTTTTCCAATACCtttgaaaagaagaaagttCACAAGCATTGATTCCATGGAGGCTGAAACTGCTAAG GCCAAGTTTGCAGCTATTCAAGAAAAATTAGGACGAGAAATTCGTGTGTTTGAAACATCAGCACTTTCTCCGTCCTCAAATGAAGTGTCCAACAGTG AGGAGACAGATGACTTCTATGAGTTCACAGCAGAGGATTATTATCGCATTTTAGCAACGAAAAAGCAAG ATAAATACTTGAAAACACGAAAACTTCGAGAAGCAGAAGAGGCAGCTCGCAGGTCAAAAATAACAAAG GCTGTAATTAGGATTCGCTTTCCTGATAATCACACGTTAGAGGTCACATTTCACCCATCTGAAACAATTCAGAGCTTGATTGATCTTCTCGTGAAAGTGGTTGCTCGACCTGAACTACCATTCTATATAT TTACAACTCCTCCTAAGAAGCAAATAAAAGACATGGCACAGGATTTCTTCAGTGCTGGCTTTGTTCCTGGGGCAATAGTGTATTTTTCATATGATCTACCAAAAG GTGATGTTGATGATACAACAGATGCCAATTCAGGTCCCTTCCTACAAGAAGAGATCGTGTCTTTGAAAGGGTTGGAACTCATTATTGATCAGGGGCAGCAGGCAGAACCTGCTCAGTCTGCACCGGAACCTGTAACAGCAGCACCCTCCCCCGTGGTCCAAGAACGGAAGCCTGCtgagaaaaaaactgttaaGCCAAAGTGGCTGAAAATGTGA
- the LOC126714698 gene encoding AUGMIN subunit 6, which translates to MTMDREKEREIELESAMYTNCLLLGLDPTILGVVGGSNGTPPRVGNFRHSNPKLGEQLLYFILSSLRGPIQSSKDFDKVWPIFDSAQSRDFRKVVQGIISELESQGALPRSNSRVSSLATCCGPRFVELLWQLSLHALREVHRRTFAADVASNPLPGSLTDVAFSHAATLLPVTKARIALERRRFLKNAETAVQRQAMWSNLAHEMTAEFRGLCAEEAYLQQELEKMHDLRNKVKSEGELWDDLVSSSSQNSHLVSKATRLWESILARKSQHEVLASGPIEDLIAHREHRYRISGSSLLAAMDQSSQVPYSDVLSVQPSDLPTTHMDDKEQSDGSYVNVNREKLKKNLDSSHSQVNDETVSRVDDRSGRVLPTVDVAEIIRRWTHALQRIHKQSLHLAKANDGEGPEILRNTQDGGTSGHAESLAATLAEHQQHLASFQVLINQLKEVAPAIQKSISECTDKVQSISSTLPPMTRHRGQSSSPVQAQSTGRTLESSSDDVAEVTSKMSTVQLDKVSASPPALKLPQLFSLTPNSSGKGGNMLKRQTSAPQANQIENYSERKSLDQPLASNQIESMPQDSDNSYVQNLKRSVREAALLMQSCNPGTLRDGHSDESSEHFFVPLSTTGFSRLGPENKVPSLRSKRLFVSQSDNSLLENCAPDGSVRSKFDEFPDILNDLDSFHEYDSVNGFLSATSSNGAASDAQRLFYDFEESQEQVFSPPLLMDTSLLADSYEDLLAPLSETETALMEH; encoded by the exons ATGACGAtggatagagagaaagagagagagatagagctAGAGAGTGCAATGTACACCAACTGTTTGCTATTGGGCCTGGATCCGACAATTCTCGGTGTCGTCGGAGGCTCCAACGGAACTCCTCCTCGGGTCGGAAACTTCCGCCACTCTAACCCTAAATTGGGCGAACAGCTTCTCTACTtcattctctcttctctccGTGGACCCATTCAATCCTCCAAA GATTTCGACAAGGTGTGGCCAATCTTCGACTCGGCGCAATCGAGGGATTTTCGGAAg GTTGTGCAAGGGATAATTAGTGAGCTCGAATCACAAGGGGCTCTTCCCAGAAGCAATTCCAGGGTTTCCTCGCTCGCCACGTGTTGTGGACCCAG ATTTGTAGAACTCTTGTGGCAACTTTCTTTGCATGCTTTGCGAGAGGTTCATAGACGGACTTTTGCAGCTGATGTAGCTTCTAATCCACTGCCTGGATCACTGACCGATGTAGCCTTTTCCCATGCAGCCACATTACTTCCTGTAACAAAG GCAAGAATAGCGCTCGAACGGAGAAGATTTCTTAAGAATGCAGAAACAGCAGTACAACGACAAGCTATGTGGTCAAATTTGGCTCACGAAATGACTGCAGAGTTTCGTGGTCTTTGTGCTGAAGAG GCTTATTTGCAGCAAGAGCTGGAAAAAATGCATGACTTGAGAAATAAAGTGAAGTCAGAAGGGGAGCTCTGGGATGACCTTGTATCTAGTTCAAGTCAGAATTCCCATTTAGTTTCAAAGGCTACTCGCTTGTGGGAGTCAATATTAGCTCGTAAAA GTCAACATGAAGTTCTTGCCTCAGGTCCTATTGAGGACTTGATAGCTCACCGTGAACACAG GTACCGCATCTCTGGATCATCTTTGCTTGCAGCTATGGATCAGAGTTCTCAGGTTCCTTATTCCGATGTCTTATCCGTCCAGCCTAGTGACCTACCTACAACACATATGGATGACAAAGAGCAGAGTGATGGATCATATGTCAACGTAAATAGGGAAAAGCTGAAGAAGAACTTAGATTCATCCCATTCACAAGTAAATGATGAAACAGTTTCTCGAGTAGATGATAGAAGTGGAAGAGTCTTGCCCACTGTTGATGTAGCTGAAATCATCAGGCGTTGGACACATGCTTTACAGCGTATTCATAAGCAGTCACTTCATCTG GCAAAAGCTAATGATGGAGAAGGTCCAGAAATTTTACGAAACACACAGGATGGTGGTACAAGTGGCCATGCTGAGTCTTTAGCTGCCACTCTTGCTGAGCATCAGCAGCACTTAGCTAGCTTTCAG GTGCTGATTAACCAACTGAAAGAAGTTGCTCCGGCTATACAAAAGTCCATATCAGAATGTACAGATAAAGTTCAGAGTATATCCTCCACTTTGCCTCCCATGACCAGACATCGTGGTCAATCATCTTCACCTGTTCAGGCTCAGAGCACTGGAAGGACATTG GAAAGCAGCAGTGATGATGTTGCTGAGGTTACCAGCAAAATGTCTACTGTTCAGCTTGACAAGGTCTCAGCTAGTCCTCCTGCTTTAAAGCTCCCACAGTTGTTTAGCTTGACACCAAATTCTTCTGGAAAAGGAGGAAATATGCTAAAACGACAGACTTCAGCTCCTCAAGCAAACCAAATAGAAAACTATTCTGAAAGAAAATCTCTTGACCAGCCTCTTGCAAGTAATCAAATTGAAAGCATGCCACAAG ATAGTGATAATTCCTATGTTCAGAATTTGAAGAGATCTGTAAGAGAAGCTGCTCTGTTGATGCAATCCTGCAATCCAGGAACATTACGAGACGGTCATTCTGATGAAAGCTCGGAGCACTTTTTTGTACCTCTTTCCACTACTGGGTTTTCTCGTCTTGGCCCAGAAAACAAAGTGCCTTCTTTAAGGAGCAAAAGGTTGTTTGTATCTCAATCAGACAATTCTTTGCTTGAGAATTGTGCTCCTGATGGTAGTGTCAGGAGCAAGTTTGATGAATTTCCAGACATATTAAATGATTTGGATTCATTTCATGAGTATGATAGTGTAAATGGGTTTCTCTCGGCTACCAGCTCAAATGGTGCAGCTTCCGATGCTCAAAGATTGTTTTATGACTTTGAGGAATCTCAGGAGCAGGTCTTCTCACCTCCTTTGCTAATGGATACATCCCTGTTAGCAGATTCTTATGAAGACTTACTTG CTCCACTGTCCGAAACTGAAACAGCCTTGATGGAGCATTGA
- the LOC126714699 gene encoding serine/threonine protein phosphatase 2A 57 kDa regulatory subunit B' theta isoform-like, with translation MIKQFLNKLPRKSSKSSENREGGGTSTSSSNVPTSLRGGDLASNRYGNTGAISFSDATSNLVLNQGNKLQQGVNSKLNGNSAVFSYEALPSFKDVPNTEKQNLFIKKLNLCCVVFDFSDPTKDFKEKEIKRQTLVELVDHIASANGKFSETVMQEIIKMVSKNLFRTLTSPPRENKVLEGFDLEEEEPSMDPAWPHLQIVYEFLLRFVASPETDAKLAKRYVDHSFVLRLLDLFDSEDPRERDYLKTVLHRIYGKFMVHRPFIRKAINNIFYRFIFETEKHNGIAELLEILGSIINGFALPLKEEHKLFLVRALIPLHKPKCIPMYHQQLSYCITQFVEKDCKLADTIIRGLLKYWPITNSSKEVMFLGELEEVLEATQPAEFQRCMVPLFRQIGRCLSSSHFQVAERALFLWNNDHIENLIKQNRRVILPIIFPSLERNARNHWNQAVQSLTLNVRKIFSDIDSELFEECLLKFQEDEAQEKEIKSKREATWKRLEEIAAMKASSNEPVLVSPRKPIRAPSG, from the exons ATGATCAAACAGTTTCTTAATAAGCTCCCACGTAAGTCCTCTAAGTCGTCTGAAAATCGTGAAGGAGGGGGGACCTCTACATCATCTTCAAATGTTCCTACCAGTTTAAGAGGTGGTGATTTAGCAAGTAATCGATATGGGAACACAGGCGCTATTTCTTTTTCAGATGCTACTTCAAATCTAGTATTAAATCAGGGCAATAAGCTTCAACAGGGTGTGAATTCAAAGCTGAATGGAAATTCAGCAGTTTTTTCTTATGAGGCTTTGCCTAGTTTTAAAGATGTTCCCAATACTGAGAAGCAgaacttgtttattaaaaagttgaacttgtgttgtgttgtgtttgaCTTTTCTGACCCAACAAAGGACTTCAAAGAAAAGGAGATCAAGCGACAGACATTGGTTGAACTTGTGGATCATATTGCTTCTGCTAATGGGAAATTCTCAGAAACTGTCATGCAAGAGATCATAAAGATGGtgtcaaaaaatttgtttagaaCACTCACTTCTCCACCCCGTGAGAATAAAGTCTTGGAAGGCTTTGATTTGGAAGAGGAAGAGCCATCAATGGATCCTGCATGGCCTCACTTGCAAATAGTGTATGAATTCCTTTTGAGGTTTGTCGCATCACCTGAGACAGATGCAAAGTTGGCTAAGAGGTATGTTGATCACTCATTTGTTCTCAGGTTGTTAGATCTTTTTGATTCAGAGGACCCCAGAGAGAGGGATTACTTGAAAACAGTTCTGCACCGCATTTATGGGAAATTTATGGTGCACCGACCTTTCATCAGGAAAGCAATCAACAACATCTTCTATcgttttatttttgaaactgaGAAGCATAATGGGATTGCAGAGCTGTTAGAGATTCTTGGTAGTATAATCAATGGGTTTGCTCTGCCGCTGAAAGAAGAGCACAAGCTCTTTCTTGTTCGGGCACTTATTCCACttcataaaccaaaatgcatacCCATGTACCACCAGCAGTTATCTTACTGCATTACACAATTTGTGGAGAAGGACTGCAAGCTTGCTGACACTATTATAAGGGGTTTACTAAAATATTGGCCAATTACAAATAGTTCTAAGGAGGTTATGTTCCTAGGTGAGCTGGAGGAAGTCTTAGAAGCAACTCAGCCTGCAGAATTTCAGCGCTGTATGGTACCCTTGTTTCGTCAAATTGGGCGTTGCTTGAGCAGTTCACATTTTCAG GTGGCAGAGAGGGCTTTATTCTTATGGAACAATGATCACATTGAGAATCTTATCAAACAGAACCGCAGAGTTATACTGCCAATTATCTTCCCTTCCTTGGAGAGAAATGCAAGAAACCACTGGAACCAGGCAGTACAGAGCTTGACACTAAACGTTCGCAAGATTTTCTCTGATATTGACTCTGAGCTTTTTGAAGAGTGCTTGCTCAAGTTTCAGGAAGACGAAGCACAAGAGAAAGAAATTAAGTCGAAACGCGAAGCCACATGGAAACGCTTAGAAGAGATTGCTGCAATGAAAGCTTCAAGTAATGAACCAGTGCTTGTCTCTCCTAGAAAACCCATTCGGGCACCATCTGGCTAG